From the Patescibacteria group bacterium genome, one window contains:
- a CDS encoding DUF4446 family protein translates to MVLIDEQILIYALLGILVLVLVWIIRLEFKFSRLLRGKNAKSLEDTITQLGREVTGLHLSQKQIEEYLVVAEQRIKRSVQGMSTVRFNPFKGTGAGSNQSFATALLNENGDGVVLSSLYSRERVSVYAKPIKKFSSEYELSGEEKQAIKNARNFNA, encoded by the coding sequence ATGGTGCTCATCGATGAACAAATTCTCATATATGCTCTCCTGGGGATACTCGTGCTGGTACTTGTATGGATTATTCGTTTGGAATTTAAATTCTCGCGCCTTTTGCGGGGCAAGAATGCAAAAAGCCTGGAAGATACAATCACGCAACTTGGACGGGAAGTAACCGGTTTGCATCTTTCGCAAAAGCAAATTGAAGAATATCTGGTTGTAGCGGAACAGAGGATCAAACGGAGCGTGCAGGGTATGAGTACTGTGCGATTCAATCCTTTTAAGGGCACCGGCGCGGGAAGCAACCAGAGTTTCGCCACCGCGCTCTTGAACGAGAATGGCGATGGTGTCGTACTCTCAAGTCTTTACTCGCGCGAACGCGTCAGCGTATACGCAAAACCGATTAAAAAATTCTCCTCGGAATACGAACTCTCCGGTGAAGAAAAACAAGCGATCAAGAACGCGCGAAATTTTAACGCGTAA
- a CDS encoding cysteine desulfurase family protein yields the protein MKRIFLDHAATTPLEKDVKKVMDVYAMKHFGNPSSLHKEGVIGRQAVLAARIEAARFSGALPEEIIFTGSGTEANNIAISGVFEELLRNGISLRECHAVTSVIEHPSVLRVFQALERKGLSVTYVGVNSGGAISCKEIKEALRKNTKLVSIMHANNEIGTIEPIHEIAKTVRHFREKQGSIYPLVHTDACQTLNCSLQSVQSLGVDMLSASAQKIYGPKGVGMLYVKNGTPIAPLLYGGGQEKGLRPGTENVAGIVGFARALSITEKLREKECLRLTKLRIHFLARLKALFPECVINGDTKEQVPHIVNVSFPGTDQEELVLRLDAKGIAVGARSACGERHEDVSYCVQALGPGHYPEAAVRFSMGRGTGRQDIDHTLKALKEIFSKIIQRT from the coding sequence ATGAAAAGAATTTTTCTCGACCACGCGGCGACGACACCGCTTGAAAAGGATGTGAAAAAAGTGATGGATGTATACGCGATGAAACACTTTGGCAATCCCAGCTCTCTCCACAAAGAAGGGGTCATCGGGCGCCAAGCGGTTCTAGCGGCGCGCATAGAGGCGGCGCGCTTCTCTGGGGCGCTCCCGGAGGAGATCATATTTACCGGCAGTGGTACGGAAGCGAATAATATCGCTATTTCAGGCGTCTTTGAGGAACTTCTGCGAAACGGAATATCTTTGCGCGAGTGTCATGCGGTCACGAGTGTCATTGAACACCCTTCGGTGCTCCGAGTGTTTCAAGCTCTTGAACGGAAAGGCCTTTCGGTAACCTATGTGGGGGTTAATAGCGGCGGTGCGATTTCGTGCAAAGAAATAAAAGAGGCGCTTCGCAAAAACACAAAGCTTGTTTCAATCATGCATGCGAACAACGAGATCGGAACGATAGAACCAATTCACGAGATCGCTAAGACCGTGCGCCATTTCAGAGAGAAGCAAGGAAGTATCTATCCGTTGGTGCACACGGACGCTTGCCAAACGCTTAATTGTTCTTTGCAGAGCGTGCAATCCTTAGGTGTGGATATGCTCTCCGCGAGCGCGCAGAAAATATACGGACCTAAGGGGGTTGGTATGTTGTATGTAAAGAATGGAACACCGATTGCGCCGCTACTGTACGGTGGAGGACAAGAGAAGGGGCTACGTCCCGGCACCGAAAATGTGGCGGGCATTGTGGGGTTTGCACGTGCTCTCTCCATCACGGAAAAGTTACGAGAGAAAGAGTGTCTTCGCCTTACCAAACTGCGTATTCATTTTCTTGCTCGGTTGAAAGCTCTTTTTCCGGAATGTGTCATCAACGGTGACACGAAAGAGCAGGTGCCGCACATTGTGAACGTGTCATTTCCCGGCACTGACCAAGAAGAACTCGTATTGCGTTTGGATGCGAAAGGGATAGCCGTTGGCGCGCGGAGCGCTTGTGGGGAGAGACACGAAGACGTATCATATTGTGTACAAGCGCTCGGGCCGGGGCACTATCCCGAAGCGGCGGTGAGGTTTAGTATGGGCAGGGGAACCGGAAGACAAGATATTGATCATACGCTCAAAGCGCTCAAAGAAATCTTTAGCAAAATTATACAAAGGACTTAA
- a CDS encoding Fe-Mn family superoxide dismutase, whose translation MKYEAKNYEHLLGTKGLSDELLKNHFKLYQGYVANVNKIGDLADTIEIGTPAYAELKRRFGWEWNGMRLHELYFENMKKDASAIDTQSSVYKKITEKFGSYENWEKDFRGTGTMRGIGWAILAYDKEDGRLFNVWINEHDMGHLTGTEPLLVMDVFEHAFVLDYGLDRAGYVGAFMNVIDWNEAQMRLMK comes from the coding sequence ATGAAATACGAAGCAAAAAATTATGAGCATCTGCTCGGCACCAAAGGATTGAGCGATGAATTATTGAAAAATCACTTCAAACTCTATCAGGGATACGTTGCCAACGTAAACAAGATCGGAGATCTGGCGGATACGATTGAGATCGGAACGCCCGCATACGCGGAATTGAAACGCCGGTTCGGCTGGGAGTGGAACGGGATGCGTCTCCACGAGCTGTATTTTGAAAATATGAAAAAGGACGCCAGTGCCATAGATACGCAAAGCAGTGTGTATAAAAAAATTACCGAGAAATTCGGTTCATACGAAAACTGGGAAAAAGATTTTAGGGGCACGGGGACGATGCGCGGCATAGGATGGGCCATACTTGCGTATGATAAAGAAGACGGCAGATTATTTAACGTTTGGATCAATGAACATGATATGGGGCATTTGACGGGAACAGAGCCATTGCTCGTGATGGATGTATTTGAACATGCGTTTGTCCTTGATTACGGACTGGATCGCGCCGGATATGTCGGCGCTTTCATGAACGTGATTGATTGGAACGAAGCACAAATGCGGCTGATGAAATAG
- a CDS encoding serine protease has product MELEKLTKTQIVLLTLFVSFITSIATGITTVTLMDQAPPGLTHTISKVVQTTIERVVPDKTQGATTIKTVVVKEEDLIATAVENNKQSHVYISLADTKEKKEGEENGALKKGAFVTSGFIISGDGLIVADGALVSDKENYVVTLSDGTVIPVHVAIRDEAKGLVLLTSELGERKVSSVKLANSDSVKLGEVVVALGGIDNPRIVIGVVSFLDTKTDIIPKRGDNVTKGETEELKYLSAINTNIVLTSADSGSMLFDTDGKVVGMNMVRDDVSFALPADMIKALIVTLAQQPKESTVQ; this is encoded by the coding sequence ATGGAACTGGAAAAACTCACAAAAACACAAATCGTATTGCTGACTCTTTTCGTCAGTTTTATTACGTCTATCGCAACGGGCATTACAACGGTGACACTCATGGACCAAGCGCCTCCCGGCCTTACGCATACGATCAGCAAGGTGGTGCAGACAACTATAGAACGGGTCGTTCCTGATAAAACACAGGGGGCAACCACGATTAAGACGGTGGTGGTCAAAGAAGAAGATCTTATCGCAACCGCCGTTGAGAATAATAAGCAAAGTCATGTCTACATCTCCCTCGCCGATACCAAGGAGAAGAAAGAAGGGGAAGAGAATGGCGCGCTGAAGAAAGGAGCATTTGTCACGTCAGGGTTTATTATTTCAGGGGACGGGCTCATCGTTGCTGACGGCGCGTTAGTGTCCGACAAGGAAAATTATGTCGTAACTCTTTCGGATGGAACGGTTATTCCTGTGCATGTCGCGATACGAGACGAAGCGAAAGGTCTCGTACTGCTCACATCGGAACTTGGAGAGAGAAAGGTTTCCTCCGTGAAGTTGGCAAATTCCGACAGTGTGAAACTTGGGGAAGTCGTTGTTGCGCTTGGAGGGATTGATAACCCGCGCATAGTGATCGGAGTCGTCTCATTCCTTGATACGAAGACAGACATTATTCCTAAGCGCGGTGATAATGTAACCAAAGGAGAAACAGAAGAGTTGAAATACTTAAGCGCGATCAATACCAATATTGTGCTGACCTCGGCTGATTCCGGGAGTATGCTCTTTGATACGGATGGGAAAGTAGTGGGAATGAATATGGTGCGGGATGATGTCTCTTTCGCTCTGCCTGCGGATATGATCAAAGCGCTCATCGTTACGCTTGCACAACAGCCAAAAGAGAGCACCGTACAATAA